One genomic window of Manihot esculenta cultivar AM560-2 chromosome 16, M.esculenta_v8, whole genome shotgun sequence includes the following:
- the LOC122722075 gene encoding uncharacterized protein LOC122722075 — MLAYGLPDEYVKILESTAIESLKIFCRAIIEVFGEQYLRSPTAEDVARLLYIGKQRGFPGMYCSSRSLCYSRKSIYPKWSTIVQTIRELQIRKKYFAIKQESCQKDVERAFGALQSRFAIVARPSRFLKEEVLHDILTTCIIMHNMIIDDESDLSAPIEDGREFLDSTVEMVVDETTRFDHFLARHKKIKDKDAHFALRNALIEHL; from the exons ATGTTGGCGTATGGTTTGCCGGATGAATATGTGAAAATTTTGGAGTCCACTGCAATTGAAAGTCTAAAGATATTTTGTCGAGCCATCATTGAGGTATTTGGTGAGCAGTATCTGAGATCACCAACTGCTGAGGATGTTGCAAGGCTTCTTTATATTGGTAAGCAACGTGGCTTTCCTGGAAT GTATTGCTCCTCCCGCTCATTATGTTATTCAAGGAAAAGTATATATCCGAAATGGTCAACTATTGTGCAAACTATTCGTGAACTACAAATAAGGAAGAAGTATTTTGCAATAAAACAAGAATCATGTCAAAAAGATGTTGAACGTGCTTTCGGAGCGTTGCAGTCACGTTTTGCAATAGTTGCAAGGCCATCACGTTTTTTGAAAGAAGAAGTGTTGCATGATATTTTAACTACATGTATTATCATGCATAATATGATAATCGATGATGAAAGTGACCTTAGTGCACCTATTGAAGACGGTAGAGAATTTTTAGATTCAACTGTTGAAATGGTTGTCGATGAAACTACTCGATTTGATCATTTTTTGGCTCgacacaaaaaaattaaagataaagatGCTCATTTCGCACTTCGTAATGCATTAATAGAGCATTTGTAG